In a genomic window of Dyadobacter fermentans DSM 18053:
- a CDS encoding GPW/gp25 family protein, whose translation MDNADTNFLGTGWAFPPTFDAIHKNVRMLEGVDDIYSSLHILLTTMQGERIMQPRYGCNLENLIFEPLDTALKTLMIDKIETAILLYEPRITADSVSITEALDNTGMVRIQVDFTVKTTNSRYNFVFPFYNREGTEILNFLISPPEIDNSL comes from the coding sequence ATGGATAACGCCGACACAAATTTCCTGGGAACAGGCTGGGCATTCCCGCCGACCTTCGATGCCATCCACAAAAACGTGCGTATGCTCGAAGGCGTGGACGACATTTACAGCAGCCTGCACATTCTGCTGACCACCATGCAGGGCGAGCGCATCATGCAGCCCCGCTATGGCTGCAACCTCGAAAACCTGATTTTTGAGCCGCTGGACACCGCATTGAAAACATTAATGATCGACAAGATCGAAACCGCCATTCTCCTGTACGAACCGCGCATTACGGCAGACTCCGTATCGATCACGGAAGCATTGGACAACACCGGAATGGTGCGCATTCAGGTGGATTTTACCGTAAAAACCACGAATTCGAGGTACAATTTCGTGTTCCCGTTCTACAACCGGGAGGGAACCGAAATCCTGAATTTTTTGATCAGTCCGCCCGAAATCGACAATTCGTTATAA